The Pyramidobacter porci genome contains the following window.
GTCGATCACCTTGTTGGCGCCCGCGCCCACGGCGAACGCCGCGATCACGGCGCCGACGCCGATGATGATGCCCAGCGTGGTCAGGAACGAACGGGTTTTGTTGCGCCGCAGGGCGCGCAGCGCGGTGCGGACGATTTCCACAAAAGAGATCATTTTCGCTTCTCCCCTTACGTGCGCTGACGTTCGTTGATCTTGTCCTCGAGGATCGTGCCGTCGCGAAAGAGCAGTTCGCGCCCGGCGAAGGCCGCCACGTCGGGTTCGTGGGTAACGAGGATGATGGTGATGCCCTCTTCGCGGTTGAGCTGCTGGAACAGGCGCATGATCTCGTCGCTGGTCTTGGAATCGAGGTTGCCCGTGGGCTCGTCGGCCATCAGGATGGGGGCGTGGTTGACGATGCCGCGGGCGATGGCGACGCGCTGCTGCTGGCCGCCGGAAAGCTGGCTCGGTTCGTGATAGAGCCGTTCGCCCAGCCCCATGCGCACCAGGGCTTCCTTGGCGCGCTCGCGGCGCTCCTTGGCATGCACGCCGGCGTAGAGCATGGGCAGCTCGACGTTTTCGACGGCGCTGGTGCGCTGCAGCAGGTTGAAGCCTTGGAACACGAAGCCGATGGTGCTGTTGCGGATCGCCGCCAGCTGGTCGGATTTCAGCTTCGACACGTCGCGGCCGCCGAGAAAATATTGACCGGACGTGGGCTTGTCGAGACAGCCGAGGATGTTCATGGTCGTCGACTTGCCCGATCCCGACGGCCCCATCATGGCCACGAACTCGCCTTTCTCCACGACGAGATCGATGCCGTGAAGGATCTCCACCTGCTCGCCGCCGAGGCGGAAGCTTTTTTTGACGTTTTTCAGCTCGACGAGCGGCATTTTATTTCGTCTTCTTTTCCGACTGAAGGTTGAAGCCGACCAGCACCCTCGTGCCTTCCTCGAGGCCGGAGAGGATCTCGGTGCGGTCGCCGTCGCTGATGCCCTTTTCCACTTCGACCTTGACGGGCTTTTTGTCGATCAGCACGTACACGCCGGGCGTCTCCACCGCGGCCACGGTGCCGCGGCGCGAGGGCGGCCCCATGGTCACCGCGGTGTTGGCGACGGGACGGAAGCGCAGCGCCGCGTTGGGCACGAGCAGAACGTCCTTCTTTTCCGTGACGACCAGCGAGACGTTGGCGGTCATGCCGGGCATCAGCTTTTCTTCGTCGTTGGCGACCTTGACGATCACCGTGTAGCTGACGACGTTGTCGCTGGTGCTGGGCGAGATGCGCACCTGCGTGACCTTGCCGGAGAACGTGGCGTCGGCGTAGGCGTCGACGGTGAACTCGGCGTCCTGACCGACCTTGACGCTGCCGATGTCGGCCTCGTCGACGTTGACTTCGACCTGCATCTGCTTGAGGTCGCGGGCGATCTCGGCGATGCTGGGCGTCTGATAGCTGGCAGCCACGGTCTGCCCTTTCTCCACGTTCTTGGCGACGACGACGCCGTCGACGGGCGAATAGATTTTCGTGTAGCCGAGGCTGATCTCGGCCTTGCGCAGAGTGGCCTCGTACTGGGACACTTTGGCCTGCGCGGCCATCACGTCGGCGTTGGCGGTCGACTGGGAAGCTACGTCGGCGTCGAGTTCGCTGCGGGCGATCAGGTCCTTTTTGATCAACTCGCGGGTACGCTTCAGGTCGCGGCTGGCCTTGAGCAGCGTGGCCCGTGCCTTGGCCAGATCCGCTTTGGCGGAGAGGACGTTGGCCTTGGCCATGTCGACTTCGGCCTGCTGAGTGCGGTTGTCCATCACGGCGATGAGCTGTCCCTGCGTGACTTTGTCGTTGTAGTCCACGTAGATGTCGTTGATGGTGCCGCTGATCTGCGTGCCCACGTCGACGGTCTCCTCGGCGCTCAGGGTGCCGGTCGCCTGGATGACGCTGCGCAGCGAGCCGCGCTCGGCGAGGGCCGTGCGGTAGCTTACGTCGGCGCTGGCGGCGCGCCGTTCGCTGTACCAATACACGCCTCCGCAGCTGAGCGCGGCAATGATAAGAAGCGTAACGATCCTTTTCAGTTTCATGATCCTGAAACCTCCCCCATGGCTTTCTCGAGGCTGAGCCGCGCCTCTTTGTGATCGTAAAGGCTCGCGATCAGCGTCGTCTGCGATTGCGCGTAGGCGTCGACGGCGTCGGAAATTTCCAGGCTGTCGCCCACGCCGGCCCGATAGCGGCCCAGCGCCAAGTCGAGATTTTCGCGGGCCTGCCGTTCCGCGGCGCGGGCGGCGGTGATGGAAGCGGCGCTTTCCTGAAGGCTCTGCCAGGCCTGGCGCACGTCGAGCACGACGTCCTGAGCCAGTTTGTCGCGGTTGGCCTGCGCTACTTTCAGGTCGGCTTTGGCGCCGGCCACGCGCGCTTTCGTCTCGCCGCCGTCGCCGATCGGGATCGACAGGCTGAGCTTGGCGCTCCACTGGTCATCGTCGTAAAACCCCGAGCCGCCGAAGCTGTAACCGGCGCTGGCGGTCAGGTCGGGGGCGTTCGTCAGTTTCGCCGACGTCACGTCGGTCTTCGCCTTATCCACCAGCAGGTCCTGAGCGGCCAGGTCGGCGCGGTTCGCCGCCGCGCGCTTCAGCGCGTCGCTGAGGGCGATGTCCCATTGTTCGTAATCCAGTTCGTCCGCGACGCCGTCGATCTCCAGTTCCGGCGTTCCCATCGCCGAGGCGAGCTGGGCCTTGTACTGCTCCGCCGCGGACTCGGCTTTGATCAGCGAGAGTTTGGCGTTGGCCAGGTCGGTCTCCGCCTTGGTAACTTCGATTTTGGCCTTGGTGCCTGCCGAATAGTAGGATTTGGCCCAATCGAGGCGTTTCTGGTAGTTTTTCGCCTGTTCGTTTTGCACCGCCGTGTCGCGCACGGCCTTGTTCAGGCTGTAATAGGCGTCGCGCACGTCGGCGACCACGCTCTCGCGGGTGCGCTTCAGCGTTTCCTGGGCGGCTTTTTCGTTGAGCGCGGCGCTTTTCACGGAAGCGTTCGTCTTGCCCCAGTCGTACACCGTCTGCGAGAGTGAGACGCCGGTGTTCCAGTCGCCGTCGCTGCCGCCGCTGTTCACGCCCTTGGTGGCACCGCTGCGCGCGTAAGAGCCTGTCGCGTTGGCTTTCAAGCGGCCGCCGGTCGCCGAAAGCGAGGCGGCGGCGTGGCGCGATTCCACCGTTCCCGCGGCGGCCGTCAGACTGGGATGAGAAGCCAGCGCTTTTTCGACGCACTGCGCCAGCGTCAGTTTTTCGCCGGCCATGGCGGGGGCGCCGAGCAGGAGCAGGCAGCCGCCCAAAGCCAGAGCGCCGATTTTTTTCCTCATGTGAGTCACCTCGCCGAATGATCTGTCCGTTCCGAATTCGTTGGCTTCAGTTTAACGTTGTCCTCCCCGTTCGGCATTGTCGAAAATACCAGTTCCGGCCCCGGTGAATTCCCCACTTCAAGCGGAACGGCTATAATAATGAACAGATGAAAAGGCAGGTGACGCGCAGTGCAAAACGATTTCGAACGGGAAAGGCTTTTTTCGCTCTGCCGCGGGATGGACGGCGACGAGAGGCACGCCTTCCGCATTCTGGCGGCGGCGTTCGGTCCCGTCGCGAAAACGACGTATGAGATGATGCTCCGCTCGCAGGGGGCGCGCAGGATTTCGCCGTCGCTTCCCAATTTCGACGCGGCGGCGCTGCCGCGCTGGGAGCGGCTCGGGATCGTCGGGCGCGAACGGGGAGCCGAGGGCAAAGGCTGGCTGGTCGTTCTGCCCATCCGCGAACTGGTCGCACGCGAAACGGTGCGCGAAAAAACTTTCGCGCTGTACTGCGAGGCCGTGGAGAGCACGCTGCGCCTGTCCCGGCTGCGCGCCGGCTCCAGCGGCGGCTGCCGAGTGTTCAAAGAGCTCTGGCACGCCGTATACTTTCTGCGCAAATATTTTTATCTGGGCGACTCCGAAAGTTTCATCCGCCTGGTGACGCCCGGCTTCGCCGGAGGAAAAGCCACCGAAGAGCAATGTCTCAGCGTTTTTGCCGCCACGGTGCTGAACAATCCCTTCGACGACGAGATGTTCAGCGCCCTGCCGGAGGTCATGCGCCCCTTTTTCCTTGAAACGCTGCGTCTGACGAAGAGCGGCCCGGAACTGCGCGCTTTTGTGACCGCCGAAGAGGAAAAACTCTGCCGGTCCGGCGACTTTCCGGAGCTGGCGGCCGCGCTGGCCGATCAGTACTGCCATGCCGGCCTCTTCGCGAAGGCAATGGAGCTGGCACCCATGCTCGGAGACGCCGGCCGCGACCGACTGCAGGCGGTCGATGCCCTGGTGCGCGGCGATCTCGAAGCGGCGCGCAAAAACTACGCGCGCCTGGCGCGGCGTCCCAAACGCCGCGCCGGCGAGGCTTCGCCGCCCGTCAACCTGTGGGATCCGTTTTATATTCCGCTGCTGGCGGCGCTGCGCGAAGCGCCCGACAAGATCTCCAGCGCGGCGCATAAAGAAAGCAACCGCACCGAATGGGCGCGCGGCGGGGTCCTCTACGACGCGCTCGGCCTCCTTGCCAAAGGCAGTTCCGCCAACCAGGCGGCGCTGTTCGCCGGCCATGACCTGGTCAAGACGCTCGGCAAGGCCGTTCGCTCCATGCTATGCGCTCCGCCCGGGCAGGACGAAAAAGCGCTCGACGAGCGGCTGACGAGACTGATGGACGCCTACTGCCTCGGCGCGGCCGACCTGTGCCATCTGCTGCTGGCGGCGCGCTGGATCGCTCCCGGGCTGGCCCAAAAGTGGCAGCCCTTTTACCGCATCGCGGCGTTTCATCTGAACAGTCTCGGGATGTCTTTCGTCGCCAGCGAGCTGGAATCCGCCGGCGAAGCGCTGTCAGGCCGGCAGGACAACGGCTGGCACCCGCTTCGCGACCTGTTCAGCCCGCTCCCGCCGTGGGAATGCGCCCTCGACGCGCTGGAAACGCTCGCCGACGGTGGCTCTTCCCGCGGCGGGGAAAAAGGCGAGCGCCGTCTCCTCTGGCTCGTCGAGCTCGCCAGGCCGGAGTGGCGGAAGGAGGACGAACCGATCGTCGCCGTGCGCCCGCTCGAACAAACGCTGCAGGCCGCAGGGAAGTGGAGCAAGGGGCGCGAAGTCGCCCTCAGCTCCATCGCCAACGGGCTGGAACGCATTCCCGGCCTGAGCGAGCAGGAACGCCGCGTCGCCGACGCCGTGTACGATCGCGGCTCTTACGGCAAGTCAGAGCTGTGGCTGGACGGGACGCAGGCGCTGCACATCCTCGCCGGGCTGCCCAACCTCGTCCGCGCCGACGACCTTTCGCCGCTCGAAGTCGTCGCCGGCGAACCGCAGCTGGAAGTGACCAGCGTCCCGTCCGGCTGCCGCATCCTTATGACGCCCGCCAATCCGCGGGGACGCGAGTACGTGGTCAGCGAAGAGTCGCCGTCGCGGCTGCGCGTCACCCATTTTACCCAGATGCACCGCAACATCTTCGCCATTCTCGGCGGCGGGGGCGCGGTCGTTCCCGAGGAGGCGCGTGCCCGCACGCTGAAGATTCTTTCCCGGTTGGCCGCGAACGTGACCGTACAGTCCGAACTGGACGGCGCGCCGCCGAGCGTTCCCGTTGAAGAAGCCGACGCGCGCCTGCACGTGCAGCTTTCGCCCTGCGGCGACGGCCTGAACGCGGAGATCGTCGTGCGCCCCTCCGGCGGCGAGGGCATTTCCTGCCGTCCCGGCGGCGGCGTGCCGTCGCTGTTCGGCCTGAAAAGGGACGACGCGGGGAACGAGCGGCGCGTGCAGGTCAGGCGTAACCTCGCCGTCGAAGCGCGGAAGATGAAGGAACTCTTCGCCGTCTGCCCGGCGCTGGCCGAAAACGGCGATCCCGACGACGGACGCGCGCGGATCGACGCTCCCGACGCGTGTCTCGAACTGCTCTTGCAGCTGCAAAAAATCCCCGACGTGGTCGTCGAATGGCCGCGCGGCGGCGCCATGACCGTGCGCCGCGAGCTGGACGGAAGCGCCATGCTCGGCGCGATTCAGAGCAGCGGCACCGATTGGTTCGCGCTCTCCGGCACCGCCGCCGTCGACCGCGAATTGACGCTGTCGCTGTGCCAGCTCATGGAGCTGCTGCGGCAGAGACGGGGCCGCTTCGTCCCCGTCGGCGAGGGCCAGTTCGTGGCGCTGACGCGGGAGTTCCAGCGCCGCCTCGAAGCGCTCGACGCCATGACCGACGCCAAGGGGCAGGAACTGCGCGTGCCGCCGCTGGCTGCGGCGGCCGTGGCGGAGCTGTTCGACGAGGGCGCTCTGGCCGCCGACAAAAGATGGCGCGAGCTGTGCGAGCGTTTCGCTGAAGCGCAGCGGCTTGCGCCCGAAACGCCGCGCACGCTGCGCGTGCAGCTGCGTCCCTACCAGCTGGAAGGTTTCCGCTGGCTGGCGCGCCTCGCCCACTGGGGGGCGGGCGCCTGTCTGGCCGACGACATGGGGCTGGGCAAGACCGTGCAGACGCTGGCGCTGCTGCTGCACCGCGCGGAGGGAGGCCCGGCGCTCGTGGCCGCGCCCACGTCGGTCTGCGGCAACTGGACCGAGGAGGCGGCTCGCTTCGCCCCGACGTTGAACGTCATCGACTACCGCAGCGCCGGACGCGAAAAGGTTCTCGCCGCGCTCAAGCCTTTCGACGTCGTGCTGACGTCCTACGGCCTGCTGCAGAGCGACGCGGAGTCGTTCGCGCAGAAACGGTGGCACACCGTCGTGCTCGACGAAGCGCAGGCGGTCAAGAACATGTCCACCAAACGTTCCGCCGCCGTCATGGGCCTGCACGGCGACTTCCGCATGATCATGACCGGCACGCCGATCGAAAACCGCCTCAGCGAGTTGTGGAATCTGTTCCGCTTCCTCAACCCCGGCCTGCTCGGCTCGCTGGAGCGCTTCAACCGGCGCTTCGCTTCTCCCATCGCCGCGGGCGACGACAGCGCGCGAGGCCGCCTGCGCCGGGCGATCGCGCCGTTTCTGCTGCGCCGCGTCAAGGAGCAGGTGCTCGACGACCTGCCCGAACGCACCGAAGTGACGCGCCGCATCGAGCTGAGCCCGCAGGAGCGCGCGTTCTACGAAGCGCTGCGCCAGTCCGCCGTCGAGACCATCAACGCGGCCGGGAACTCTCCGGAAGAAGACAAGCGCTTCGCCGTCTTCGCCCAGCTGATGAAACTCCGCCGCTGCTGCTGCGCCGTCAGCCTCGTCTCGGACGGCGTCGGCGCGGCGATTCCCTCGTCCAAACTGGAAGCGCTGCTCGAACTCGTGGACGAGCTGCGCGAAAGCGGGCACCGCGCCCTTGTTTTCAGCCAGTTCACCGACCACCTGCGCCTGATCGAACAGGCGCTCGCGGAGCGGGGCGTGCCCTGCCTCTATCTGGACGGTTCCACGCCGCCGGGCAAACGCGCCGAATTGGTCAGCTCGTTCCAGTCGGGGCGCGGCGACTGCTTTTTGATCAGCCTGCGCGCCGGCGGCACGGGGCTGAATCTGACCGGCGCCGATTTCGTCGTCCACATGGATCCGTGGTGGAACCCCGCCGTCGAGGACCAGGCCTCGGACCGCGCCTACCGCATCGGCCAGACGCGCCCGGTCGCCGTCTACCGCTTCGTGGCTGCCCACACCGTGGAGGAGAAGATCGTCGAGCTGCACCGCAGCAAACGCCGCCTCGCCGACAGTCTGCTTGCGGGGGCCGAAGCGCCGCGTTCGCTCGATCTCGAGGCGCTGGCGTCGCTGATCCGGGAAGAAGCGTGAAGAAGCGGCGCGTCCGCAGTGCCGGCAAAATTTTTCGATTGAAGGAGGCGTTACGCATGAACAGCGAATGGAAGTCGCCTTCGGGCGTCCAGGTCCGCATGGTCACCGGAGGCTGGCGCAGCGGCGCCAGCGCCTTCGCGCTGAAGCTGGCGCAGGACTGGGAACGGAAAACGATCGTTTCCGCCCAGACCTCCACAGAAGAGGACGTGCTGGAGCACATCGCGCTCTATCAGAAAGGGCTCGACGACGGCTGCGAAACCATCGTCGAGGGCGTCGATCTCGCCGGCGCGCTCGATAAAGTCAGAGGCGGCGTGTGCATCGTCGACGACCTCGGCGTCTGGGTGAGCAACCTGACAAGCGGAGGCTCCCGCTTTGCCGGCGAGACCTGCCCCGAAATCGAAGCGTTCGTCAGAAAACTGCGCCTGCCGCCCTGCGAAGTGATCGTCGTCACCCGCGAGCTGGGCATGGGGCTTTCTTCCGAGCGGATCGCCGAGCGTCGTTACCGCGACGTCGTCGGCCGTCTCAACCAGCGCGTCGCCGCCCTGGCCGCTTCGGTCTACCTG
Protein-coding sequences here:
- a CDS encoding bifunctional adenosylcobinamide kinase/adenosylcobinamide-phosphate guanylyltransferase; this encodes MNSEWKSPSGVQVRMVTGGWRSGASAFALKLAQDWERKTIVSAQTSTEEDVLEHIALYQKGLDDGCETIVEGVDLAGALDKVRGGVCIVDDLGVWVSNLTSGGSRFAGETCPEIEAFVRKLRLPPCEVIVVTRELGMGLSSERIAERRYRDVVGRLNQRVAALAASVYLCVSGLPLKLK
- a CDS encoding TolC family protein; this translates as MRKKIGALALGGCLLLLGAPAMAGEKLTLAQCVEKALASHPSLTAAAGTVESRHAAASLSATGGRLKANATGSYARSGATKGVNSGGSDGDWNTGVSLSQTVYDWGKTNASVKSAALNEKAAQETLKRTRESVVADVRDAYYSLNKAVRDTAVQNEQAKNYQKRLDWAKSYYSAGTKAKIEVTKAETDLANAKLSLIKAESAAEQYKAQLASAMGTPELEIDGVADELDYEQWDIALSDALKRAAANRADLAAQDLLVDKAKTDVTSAKLTNAPDLTASAGYSFGGSGFYDDDQWSAKLSLSIPIGDGGETKARVAGAKADLKVAQANRDKLAQDVVLDVRQAWQSLQESAASITAARAAERQARENLDLALGRYRAGVGDSLEISDAVDAYAQSQTTLIASLYDHKEARLSLEKAMGEVSGS
- a CDS encoding efflux RND transporter periplasmic adaptor subunit encodes the protein MKLKRIVTLLIIAALSCGGVYWYSERRAASADVSYRTALAERGSLRSVIQATGTLSAEETVDVGTQISGTINDIYVDYNDKVTQGQLIAVMDNRTQQAEVDMAKANVLSAKADLAKARATLLKASRDLKRTRELIKKDLIARSELDADVASQSTANADVMAAQAKVSQYEATLRKAEISLGYTKIYSPVDGVVVAKNVEKGQTVAASYQTPSIAEIARDLKQMQVEVNVDEADIGSVKVGQDAEFTVDAYADATFSGKVTQVRISPSTSDNVVSYTVIVKVANDEEKLMPGMTANVSLVVTEKKDVLLVPNAALRFRPVANTAVTMGPPSRRGTVAAVETPGVYVLIDKKPVKVEVEKGISDGDRTEILSGLEEGTRVLVGFNLQSEKKTK
- a CDS encoding ABC transporter ATP-binding protein, producing the protein MPLVELKNVKKSFRLGGEQVEILHGIDLVVEKGEFVAMMGPSGSGKSTTMNILGCLDKPTSGQYFLGGRDVSKLKSDQLAAIRNSTIGFVFQGFNLLQRTSAVENVELPMLYAGVHAKERRERAKEALVRMGLGERLYHEPSQLSGGQQQRVAIARGIVNHAPILMADEPTGNLDSKTSDEIMRLFQQLNREEGITIILVTHEPDVAAFAGRELLFRDGTILEDKINERQRT
- a CDS encoding DEAD/DEAH box helicase is translated as MQNDFERERLFSLCRGMDGDERHAFRILAAAFGPVAKTTYEMMLRSQGARRISPSLPNFDAAALPRWERLGIVGRERGAEGKGWLVVLPIRELVARETVREKTFALYCEAVESTLRLSRLRAGSSGGCRVFKELWHAVYFLRKYFYLGDSESFIRLVTPGFAGGKATEEQCLSVFAATVLNNPFDDEMFSALPEVMRPFFLETLRLTKSGPELRAFVTAEEEKLCRSGDFPELAAALADQYCHAGLFAKAMELAPMLGDAGRDRLQAVDALVRGDLEAARKNYARLARRPKRRAGEASPPVNLWDPFYIPLLAALREAPDKISSAAHKESNRTEWARGGVLYDALGLLAKGSSANQAALFAGHDLVKTLGKAVRSMLCAPPGQDEKALDERLTRLMDAYCLGAADLCHLLLAARWIAPGLAQKWQPFYRIAAFHLNSLGMSFVASELESAGEALSGRQDNGWHPLRDLFSPLPPWECALDALETLADGGSSRGGEKGERRLLWLVELARPEWRKEDEPIVAVRPLEQTLQAAGKWSKGREVALSSIANGLERIPGLSEQERRVADAVYDRGSYGKSELWLDGTQALHILAGLPNLVRADDLSPLEVVAGEPQLEVTSVPSGCRILMTPANPRGREYVVSEESPSRLRVTHFTQMHRNIFAILGGGGAVVPEEARARTLKILSRLAANVTVQSELDGAPPSVPVEEADARLHVQLSPCGDGLNAEIVVRPSGGEGISCRPGGGVPSLFGLKRDDAGNERRVQVRRNLAVEARKMKELFAVCPALAENGDPDDGRARIDAPDACLELLLQLQKIPDVVVEWPRGGAMTVRRELDGSAMLGAIQSSGTDWFALSGTAAVDRELTLSLCQLMELLRQRRGRFVPVGEGQFVALTREFQRRLEALDAMTDAKGQELRVPPLAAAAVAELFDEGALAADKRWRELCERFAEAQRLAPETPRTLRVQLRPYQLEGFRWLARLAHWGAGACLADDMGLGKTVQTLALLLHRAEGGPALVAAPTSVCGNWTEEAARFAPTLNVIDYRSAGREKVLAALKPFDVVLTSYGLLQSDAESFAQKRWHTVVLDEAQAVKNMSTKRSAAVMGLHGDFRMIMTGTPIENRLSELWNLFRFLNPGLLGSLERFNRRFASPIAAGDDSARGRLRRAIAPFLLRRVKEQVLDDLPERTEVTRRIELSPQERAFYEALRQSAVETINAAGNSPEEDKRFAVFAQLMKLRRCCCAVSLVSDGVGAAIPSSKLEALLELVDELRESGHRALVFSQFTDHLRLIEQALAERGVPCLYLDGSTPPGKRAELVSSFQSGRGDCFLISLRAGGTGLNLTGADFVVHMDPWWNPAVEDQASDRAYRIGQTRPVAVYRFVAAHTVEEKIVELHRSKRRLADSLLAGAEAPRSLDLEALASLIREEA